From Anopheles funestus chromosome 3RL, idAnoFuneDA-416_04, whole genome shotgun sequence, a single genomic window includes:
- the LOC125768802 gene encoding uncharacterized protein LOC125768802 isoform X2: MCRNNSGSDAAFLELMESFQSATNCSFAAIDVEGFMSEAKTLSSETLTTFLSRYCPQLQAACNCTAKLMNNFRPCVDEDYFNKVLNFTSSLPDAVEQVCKNGGENLFEFDEPKYTESFGKISDSIDECLTFLNGSMTSDQCPHLYDFQMCLLDTLKVPKLFSMYYPFYLPLFPTTPCRNFVDILKLELGLSTMFSLVKVLWNSDSFIHASI, encoded by the exons ATGTGTCGCAACAATAGTGGATCCGATGCAGCTTTTCTAGAGTTGATGGAGTCCTTCCAAAGTGCGACGAATTGCAGTTTTGCCGCCATCGATGTGGAAGGATTTATGTCGGAGGCGAAAACACTCTCGAGCGAGACCCTTACGACGTTCCTCTCTCG CTACTGTCCGCAGCTACAAGCAGCCTGCAACTGTACCGCAAAATTGATGAACAATTTTCGGCCGTGTGTGGATGAGGATTACTTTAACAAAGTGTTGAATTTCACCAGTTCACTGCCCGATGCAGTGGAACAAGTGTGCAAGAATGGTGGCGAGAATTTGTTCG AGTTTGATGAGCCAAAATACACGGAATCCTTCGGAAAGATTTCCGACAGTATTGACGAGTGTCTTACCTTCCTGAACGGGAGCATGACGAGCGACCAGTGCCC CCATTTATACGATTTCCAAATGTGTTTGCTGGATACGTTGAAGGTACCGAAGCTATTCAGCATGTACTATCCGTTCTATCTCCCGCTGTTCCCCACGACACCGTGCCGTAAT TTCGTGGACATTCTAAAACTCGAATTGGGACTATCGACGATGTTTTCTTTAGTCAAAGTGCTTTGGAATAGTGATTCGTTCATTCATGCGTCGATTTAA
- the LOC125768802 gene encoding uncharacterized protein LOC125768802 isoform X1, translated as MCRNNSGSDAAFLELMESFQSATNCSFAAIDVEGFMSEAKTLSSETLTTFLSRYCPQLQAACNCTAKLMNNFRPCVDEDYFNKVLNFTSSLPDAVEQVCKNGGENLFEFDEPKYTESFGKISDSIDECLTFLNGSMTSDQCPHLYDFQMCLLDTLKVPKLFSMYYPFYLPLFPTTPCRNVINILLAQYKHPKSSFLFLLQFVDILKLELGLSTMFSLVKVLWNSDSFIHASI; from the exons ATGTGTCGCAACAATAGTGGATCCGATGCAGCTTTTCTAGAGTTGATGGAGTCCTTCCAAAGTGCGACGAATTGCAGTTTTGCCGCCATCGATGTGGAAGGATTTATGTCGGAGGCGAAAACACTCTCGAGCGAGACCCTTACGACGTTCCTCTCTCG CTACTGTCCGCAGCTACAAGCAGCCTGCAACTGTACCGCAAAATTGATGAACAATTTTCGGCCGTGTGTGGATGAGGATTACTTTAACAAAGTGTTGAATTTCACCAGTTCACTGCCCGATGCAGTGGAACAAGTGTGCAAGAATGGTGGCGAGAATTTGTTCG AGTTTGATGAGCCAAAATACACGGAATCCTTCGGAAAGATTTCCGACAGTATTGACGAGTGTCTTACCTTCCTGAACGGGAGCATGACGAGCGACCAGTGCCC CCATTTATACGATTTCCAAATGTGTTTGCTGGATACGTTGAAGGTACCGAAGCTATTCAGCATGTACTATCCGTTCTATCTCCCGCTGTTCCCCACGACACCGTGCCGTAATGTAATTAACATCTTATTAGCGCAATATAAACATCCTAAgtcttcatttcttttccttttacaGTTCGTGGACATTCTAAAACTCGAATTGGGACTATCGACGATGTTTTCTTTAGTCAAAGTGCTTTGGAATAGTGATTCGTTCATTCATGCGTCGATTTAA